One Phaseolus vulgaris cultivar G19833 chromosome 11, P. vulgaris v2.0, whole genome shotgun sequence genomic window carries:
- the LOC137805494 gene encoding glucose-1-phosphate adenylyltransferase large subunit 1-like, whose amino-acid sequence MVSACVTLKANTHYGNLRKDNTFRQDGGFLGDRIKGSLSYSPWIINQLALSLRTQERVKKAKPGVVSAVLTSSTTKESVDFQIPAFLRRKANPKNVVSIILGGGPGIQLFPLTKRAATPAVPVGGCYKLIDIPMSNCINSGLNKIFVLTQFNSASLNRHISRTYFGNGINFGDGCVEVLAATQTPGEAGNRWFQGTADAVRQFTWVFEDAKNTNIENVLILAGDQLYRMDYMDLVQSHVDRNADITVSCAAVGDSRASDYGLVKVDGRGRIIHFSEKPKGPDLKAMQVDTSVFGLLPHEAKKSPYIASMGVYVFKTDVLLKILKWRYPTSNDFGSEIIPAAVREHNVHAYLYNDYWEDIGTIKSFYDANLALTEENPMFKFYDPKTPIYTSPRLLPPTKIDKCRIVDAIISHGCFLRECIVQHSIVGERSRLDYGVELQDTVMMGADYYQTESEIASLLAEGKVPIGIGRNTKIRNCIIDKNAKIGKDVIIMNKDGVQEADRPEDGFYIRSGITVILEKATIEDGTVI is encoded by the exons ATGGTGTCTGCTTGTGTAACCTTGAAAGCCAATACCCATTATGGAAACTTGAGAAAAGACAATACTTTTCGTCAAGATGGTGGCTTTTTAGGTGACAGAATCAAAGGGAGTCTTAGTTACAGTCCCTGGATCATTAACCAATTGGCCTTAAGTCTGAGAACCCAGGAGAGGGTGAAGAAGGCAAAACCTGGTGTTGTTTCTGCTGTTCTTACGTCAAGTACTACCAAAGAATCAGTG GATTTTCAAATTCCAGCATTTCTCAGAAGAAAGGCTAACCCAAAAAATGTGGTTTCCATCATACTGGGAGGGGGTCCTGGGATTCAACTATTTCCTCTCACCAAACGAGCTGCCACACCTGCT GTTCCTGTTGGAGGATGTTACAAGCTTATAGACATCCCAATGAGCAACTGCATAAACAGTGGCCTCAACAAAATATTTGTACTGACCCAATTCAACTCTGCATCCCTCAACCGTCACATCTCCCGCACCTATTTCGGAAATGGAATCAACTTTGGCGATGGATGTGTGGAG GTTCTGGCGGCTACTCAAACACCAGGAGAAGCTGGAAACAGATGGTTCCAAGGAACCGCAGATGCTGTGAGGCAATTTACATGGGTATTTGAG GatgccaaaaacacaaacattGAGAATGTATTGATCTTGGCGGGAGATCAACTATACCGAATGGATTACATGGATCTTGTGCAG AGTCACGTTGACAGAAATGCAGATATTACAGTATCATGTGCTGCTGTAGGTGACAG CCGTGCATCAGATTATGGATTGGTCAAGGTAGATGGCAGAGGTCGCATCATCCATTTTTCAGAAAAACCCAAGGGTCCTGATCTGAAAGCAATG CAAGTAGATACTTCTGTTTTCGGGTTGTTACCCCATGAGGCAAAAAAGTCACCATATATTGCATCTATGGGGGTTTATGTATTCAAGACGGATGTTTTACTCAAAATTCTGAAATGGAGATATCCTACATCTAATGACTTTGGATCGGAAATCATTCCTGCAGCTGTCAGGGAACACAATGTCCAC GCTTACTTATACAATGACTATTGGGAAGACATTGGaacaataaaatcattttacGATGCTAACTTGGCTCTTACTGAAGAG AATCCAATGTTCAAGTTTTATGACCCCAAAACACCCATTTACACATCTCCAAGATTGCTACCACCAACAAAGATTGACAAATGCCGA ATTGTGGATGCAATAATCTCCCACGGATGTTTCCTAAGAGAATGTATCGTTCAACATTCCATTGTAGGTGAACGTTCACGTTTGGATTATGGTGTTGAGCTCCAG GACACTGTAATGATGGGAGCTGACTATTACCAAACTGAATCTGAAATTGCTTCTCTGCTGGCAGAGGGAAAGGTTCCCATTGGGATTGGAAGGAACACCAAAATTAG AAACTGCATAATTGACAAGAATGCAAAGATTGGGAAAGATGTCATCATCATGAACAAAGAT GGAGTTCAAGAAGCAGATAGACCAGAAGATGGATTTTACATTCGATCAGGAATTACAGTCATATTGGAGAAGGCAACAATAGAAGATGGCACTGTCATATAA
- the LOC137822117 gene encoding F-box protein At2g16365, with translation MMPDDTAAESCHDGERVGDQAMNRNRSAWMTHWMKSSYKSASLACNRLGVDCELKEDKEDSGAEQHGLLGGIDSSVHAGPVGEAVRATSVSFNSEADNEKAKKACCDSKSFPTLKFTGKLDRKLPLQREQQDGEDGKSEAEPCSGDGNVSLNRDGASGAGLSSIPALVPLNIQTVVKECQVLSQEVLPTALLMKSPWDVEQKNLTVSTSLWDDFVKSASDAVPNGRSKGKTVMPQFTHEPFEICQSSYNLASRGRFASTKYHTFSSLLISEKKMSSLLDPQRSFFSRWMEGGSTRLPHDSVAGSGDRLYFIGGSKQHEIEKYVSNPNITCQTESSESPKLQKLCGPNSMVEQMPCSIHDVGSMKIYTSIDSVEESSRGHPKISQTTHHILMSKNTDVTFSDRGQFFREPIAPIKFKGNAFNEILDFSPPTSDHALGALKLEGIGSSIKSGGKENVHDFKYPTCLKNESSAETDTMDIDALHKNGVPGDVSLQTNKCSKDSQNSLTSKVATISSREKTLAKSMNTAIPDINQEPYELPTEEDPVVDRETSTSRTLSLELDHFLSHADQHVRSNSGNSSLGSDPSSRWVKRLKLCRLGSAHGTESIRIGEAFSHEKVNIFGKITKDSKIRLEPKTIHHAEGQIIPHIPVTVSTNGKCTLTEAKKTVEITLSHPWIQRWSHNRAASSQKRHELGELREQKSSNAVLQESQNKQFPSIAAMALMGKAMNSLNSSELMKKGSVIVWNM, from the exons ATGATGCCCGATGATACTGCTGCAGAATCATGTCATGATGGTGAGAGGGTTGGAGATCAAGCAATGAATAGGAACCGGTCGGCGTGGATGACTCATTGGATGAAATCAAGTTATAAGTCAGCATCCCTTGCTTGCAATCGTTTGGGGGTAGATTGTGAGCTGAAAGAAGACAAAGAAGACAGCGGTGCTGAGCAGCATGGTTTGCTTGGTGGGATAGATAGTTCTGTGCACGCTGGACCAGTTGGAGAAGCAGTTAGGGCCACAAGTGTTTCCTTCAACAGTGAGGCAGACAATGAGAAAGCGAAGAAGGCATGCTGTGATTCCAAATCATTTCCTACACTGAAATTTACTGGAAAGTTGGATAGAAAATTGCCTCTGCAGAGGGAACAGCAAGACGGGGAAGATGGGAAATCTGAAGCTGAACCCTGCTCTGGAGATGGCAATGTTTCTCTTAACAGAGATGGAGCTTCCGGAGCTGGCTTATCATCAATACCTGCACTTGTTCCTCTGAACATACAAACCGTAGTAAAAGAGTGTCAAGTGTTGTCTCAAGAAGTTTTACCGACAGCTCTGCTGATGAAATCACCGTGGGATGTTGAACAGAAGAACCTCACGGTTTCAACATCACTATGGGATGATTTTGTAAAATCAGCTTCTGACGCAGTGCCAAATGGACGTAGCAAAGGGAAAACAGTGATGCCCCAGTTCACGCATGAACCATTTGAAATATGTCAATCCAGCTACAATTTAGCATCTAGAGGGCGATTCGCAAGTACCAAATATCATACCTTTTCGTCTCTTTTAATCAGCGAGAAGAAAATGAGCAGCCTCTTAGATCCTCAAAGATCTTTTTTTTCAAGATGGATGGAAGGTGGTAGTACTCGTTTACCGCATGATTCCGTGGCTGGTAGCGGTGATAGATTATATTTTATTGGTGGTAGTAAGCAAcatgagattgaaaaatatgTTTCTAATCCAAATATTACGTGTCAGACTGAATCCTCTGAGTCACCTAAACTACAAAAGTTGTGTGGACCAAACTCTATGGTAGAGCAAATGCCATGTTCTATTCATGATGTGGGCTCTATGAAGATATACACCAGTATAGATTCAGTTGAAGAATCGTCTAGAGGTCATCCCAAAATTTCCCAGACAACTCACCATATTCTAATGTCAAAAAACACTGATGTTACCTTCTCTGACAGAGGTCAGTTCTTTAGAGAGCCAATAGCACCTATCAAATTCAAAGGAAACGCTTTCAATGAGATCCTTGATTTCTCTCCACCCACGAGTGACCATGCTTTGGGGGCTCTGAAGCTGGAAGGTATAGGAAGCTCCATAAAGAGTGGAGGAAAGGAAAATGTCCATGATTTCAAATATCCAACATGCCTGAAGAATGAGTCATCTGCTGAAACAGATACTATGGACATCGATGCTTTACATAAGAATGGTGTTCCTG GTGATGTTTCACTCCAAACAAATAAG TGCTCCAAGGATAGTCAAAACTCACTCACGTCTAAAGTTGCAACAATTTCTTCCAGAGAGAAAACCCTGGCAAAATCGATGAATACAGCTATACCAGACATAAACCAAGAGCCTTATGAGCTTCCTACTGAGGAGGATCCAGTGGTTGATAGGGAGACTAGCACATCAAGAACCCTCAGCCTTGAATTGGATCACTTTCTTTCTCATGCAGATCAACATGTAAGGTCTAATTCTGGCAATAGTTCTTTGGGATCAGATCCTAGCAGCAGATGGGTCAAACGACTCAAGTTGTGCAGATTGGGCTCTGCTCATGGGACTGAGAGCATAAGAATTGGAGAAGCTTTCTCGCATgaaaaagttaatatatttgGCAAAATTACGAAAGATAGCAAAATCCGTTTGGAACCGAAAACGATACATCATGCTGAAGGACAGATAATACCGCATATACCTGTAACAGTATCAACAAATGGCAAGTGCACTTTAACTGAAGCGAAGAAAACTGTAGAAATTACCCTTTCACATCCCTGGATTCAGAGATGGAGCCATAATCGTGCCGCGTCTTCCCAAAAGAGGCATGAATTAGGGGAGCTTCGTGAACAAAAGTCTTCAAATGCTGTGCTACAAGAGTCTCAAAACAAACAGTTTCCGAGCATTGCTGCCATGGCTCTGATGGGAAAGGCAATGAATAGTTTGAATTCATCCGAGCTTATGAAAAAGGGATCAGTGATAGTTTGGAACATGTAG
- the LOC137828229 gene encoding protein RER1B-like, with protein sequence MEGTGGSSASAAAPVNQWWQEFSKLFQYYLDKSTPHATYRWIGSLVIVSIFVLRVFYVQGFYIVSYGLGIYLLNLLIGFLSPLVDPELEPSDGPLLPTKGSDEFKPFIRRLPEFKFWYSFTKAFCVAFVMTFFSVFDVPVFWPILLCYWVVLFVLTMRRQIAHMIKYKYIPFNIGKQKYTGKRSSASSSGSRAD encoded by the exons ATGGAAGGAACTGGAGGCAGCAGTGCCTCGGCTGCTGCACCCGTGAACCAATGGTGGCAGGAATTTTCGAAGCTATTTCAATATTATCTGGATAAATCCACGCCGCACGCTACTTATAGATGGATTGGGAGTTTGGTTATTGTGTCGATCTTTGTTTTGCGGGTTTTTTATGTCCAGGGATTTTACATTGTGTCTTATGGATTGGGAATCTATCTGCTGAATCTGTTGATTGGGTTTCTGTCACCGTTGGTCGATCCTGAGCTGGAGCCCTCTGATGGACCTTTGCTGCCGACTAAAGGTTCTGACGAGTTCAAACCGTTCATTCGCCGACTGCCTGAGTTTAAGTTCTG GTATTCTTTCACAAAGGCTTTCTGCGTAGCATTTGTGATGACTTTCTTTTCTGTGTTTGATGTTCCTGTGTTTTGGCCAATATTACTCTGTTATTGGGTTGTCCTGTTTGTCCTTACTATGAGGCGCCAAATTGCACACATGatcaaatacaaatacataCCATTCAACATTGGGAAGCAG AAATATACTGGCAAAAGATCCTCTGCAAGTAGCAGTGGCAGTCGTGCAGACTGA
- the LOC137828219 gene encoding adoMet-dependent rRNA methyltransferase spb1 — protein sequence MGKAKGKHRLDKYYHLAKEHGYRSRASWKLVQLNSKFQFLESARSVLDLCAAPGGWMQVAVQRVPVDHLVIGVDLAPIAPIRGAIAIQEDITKTECKSRIKKLMGQHGCRAFDVILHDGSPNIGGAWAQEAMSQNALVIDAVRLATQFLAPKGIFVTKIFRSQDYSSVVYCLKQLFEKVEVDKPAASRSESAEIYVLGLRYKAPAKIDPRLLDVKHLFQGSVEPQPKVVDVLRDTKQKRHRDGYEDGNTTLRKMSSASNFIWSDSPLEILGSVTSITFTDAADLPIKDHEQTTEEVKSLCDDLRVLGKQDFKHLLKWRIHIRKALSPTQKPDPTTKEQTKTEQKVDEEDILLNEMEELTNVMDRKKKHAKKLLAKRRAKDKARKATGMQMDAVEDGYVDQELFSLASIKGKKDLVAVDNTEYEGDEGEVEDSENEDIHEIPGRSSSDLEDSDEERKRYNEQMEDLLDKAYEKFVIRKEGSSKQRKRIKKSYDADAELLEGGEDDIAQSMYDSDEDQGEQEANPLMMPLNDGAELTQEEITNKWFSQDVFAEAAEEGDFEKDESKDEMDVDDEPKEKKSIAKKVKENKTAAPAVEDHPEPQASSKKADDFEIVPAPATDSSDDDSSSDESEEDIEAKAEILAYAKKLVRKKQRNQILDDAYNKYMFDDEGLPKWFLDEEKKHRQPVKPISKEEMAAMKAQFKEIDARPAKKVAEAKARKKRAAMKKLEKVRKKANAISDQTEISDRSKRKQIEQLYKKAVPKRPKKEYVVAKKGVQVKTGKGKVLVDRRMKKDARKRGQGRGGKGGSKAKKGGKAPKGKGASKASSAKKGKQRTKE from the exons ATGGGGAAAGCGAAGGGGAAGCACCGTTTGGACAAGTACTATCACTTAGCGAAAGAGCATGGTTACAGGTCTCGAGCATCATGGAAGCTGGTCCAGCTCAATTCCAAGTTCCAATTCCTCGAGTCCGCACGCTCCGTCCTCGACCTTTGCGCCGCCCCCGGAGGCTGGATGCAGGTGGCTGTGCAGCGCGTCCCCGTAGACCACCTCGTCATCGGCGTGGACCTGGCACCCATCGCGCCCATCCGCGGTGCCATCGCCATCCAGGAAGACATCACCAAAACAGAATGCAAGTCCCGCATCAAGAAGCTCATGGGCCAGCACGGATGCCGCGCCTTTGACGTCATTTTGCACGACGGCTCTCCCAATATCGGCGGCGCCTGGGCTCAGGAAGCCATGAGCCAGAATGCCCTCGTCATCGATGCCGTCAGATTAGCTACTCAGTTCTTAGCGCCCAAGGGTATCTTTGTCACCAAA ATTTTCAGGTCGCAAGATTACAGCTCCGTGGTCTATTGCCTGAAGCAG tTGTTTGAGAAGGTTGAGGTGGATAAACCTGCGGCTAGTCGATCTGAATCTGCTGAGATATATGTTTTGGGGCTTAGGTACAAGGCTCCTGCCAAGATTGATCCGCGACTTCTTGATGTGAAGCATCTCTTTCAGGGGTCTGTGGAACCGCAGCCTAAG GTGGTGGATGTACTTAGAGATACTAAGCAGAAAAGGCATCGTGACGG TTATGAAGATGGAAACACTACTTTAAGGAAGATGTCTTCAGCTTCAAATTTCATTTGGTCAGATTCTCCTCTGGAGATCCTTGGTTCAGTCACTTCTATCACCTTTACTGATGCAGCTGATTTACCAATCAAGGATCATGAGCAAACAACTGAAGAG GTCAAATCTCTCTGCGACGATTTAAGGGTTTTGGGGAAGCAAGATTTCAAGCATCTTCTAAA GTGGAGGATTCACATTAGAAAAGCTCTTTCACCAACTCAAAAGCCTGATCCTACTACTAAAGAACAGACAAAAACTGAGCAGAAGGTGGATGAAGAAGATATATTACTCAATGAAATGGAGGAGCTGACTAATGTGATGGACCGCAAGAAGAAACATGCAAAGAAGCTTCTTGCTAAAAGAAGAGCCAAG GACAAGGCACGAAAAGCAACAGGGATGCAAATGGATGCAGTTGAAGATGGTTATGTAGATCAGGAGTTGTTTTCTCTCGCCTCTATAAAG GGTAAGAAAGATCTGGTAGCTGTTGACAACACTGAGTATGAAGGTGACGAGGGTGAAGTAGAAGATAGTGAGAATGAAGATATCCATGAAATCCCAGGGCGTTCATCCAGTGACTTGGAAGATTCTGATGAGGAGCGTAAAAG ATACAATGAGCAAATGGAAGATTTGTTGGATAAAGCTTATGAGAAGTTTGTCATCAGAAAGGAAGGAAGTTCAAAGCAGCGGAAGCGAATTAAAAAATCCTATGATGCAGACGCCGAACTTTTGGAG GGCGGTGAGGATGATATTGCTCAATCTATGTATGATTCGGATGAAGATCAGGGTGAGCAAGAAGCAAATCCATTGATGATGCCACTTAATGACGGTGCTGAACTCACCCAAGAGGAGATAACAAATAAGTGGTTTAGTCAGGATGTCTTTGCTGAAGCTGCAGAGGAAGGAGACTTTGAGAAGGATGAGAGTAAAGATGAAATGGATGTAGATGATGAGCCTAAGGAGAAGAAATCCATTGCCAAAAAggtcaaagaaaataaaacagcAGCTCCTGCAGTGGAGGATCACCCTGAACCTCAAGCATCATCCAAGAAAGCAGATGATTTTGAAATAGTTCCTGCGCCTGCCACTGATTCAAGTGATGATGATTCATCCTCTGATGAGTCGGAGGAAGATATCGAAGCCAAAGCTGAGATATTGGCTTATGCTAAGAAGTTGGTGAGAAAAAAACAACGAAATCAGATATTGGATGATGCATATAACAAGTACATGTTTGATGACGAAGGATTGCCCAAGTGGTTTCTAGATGAAGAGAAGAAACACCGCCAACCAGTAAAGCCTATTTCGAAAGAGGAAATGGCTGCAATGAAAGCGCAATTTAAAGAAATTGATGCCCGGCCTGCAAAGAAGGTGGCGGAGGCCAAAGCACGAAAGAAGCGTGCTGCAATGAAGAAGCTTGAGAAGGTACGGAAGAAGGCGAATGCCATATCAGATCAAACAGAGATATCTGATCGTTCGAAGAGGAAGCAAATTGAACAACTCTATAAAAAGGCTGTTCCGAAGAGGCCTAAAAAGGAATATGTAGTTGCAAAGAAAGGTGTACAAGTAAAGACTGGCAAAGGAAAAGTCCTTGTTGATCGAAGAATGAAGAAGGATGCTAGGAAACGTGGACAGGGTAGGGGAGGAAAAGGAGGTTCCAAGGCGAAGAAgggaggcaaggctccaaaggGCAAAGGAGCTTCTAAGGCCTCCTCtgccaaaaagggaaaacaGAGGACTaaggaataa
- the LOC137826569 gene encoding probable pinoresinol-lariciresinol reductase 3 isoform X2 has protein sequence MEKSKILIIGATGSLGYHLAEASLKFCHPTFALVRHSAFSHPHKAQKLHSLSLAGATLLKGSLEDETTIAEAVSLVDVVICAVSAKQSLLQKLLIRVIRQLGSIKRFIPSEFGSDPTRAHVSELDDLHNFYAPKIEIRRLLEAEGIPHTIISCNFFMRILLPSLAQPGLDAPPRDKVTIYGDGNTKGVFMKESDVAAFTINTVDDPRTLNKVLYLRPPGNVCSLNELVEMWEIKIAKKLERLHVSEGELLQKIKGTSYPANFEMLFIYSAFIKGDHTYFDIEPPSGVNGTQLYPHLKYTTISEFLDTLV, from the exons ATGGAAAAGAGCAAGATATTGATAATTGGGGCAACAGGAAGTTTGGGATACCATTTAGCCGAAGCAAGTCTGAAGTTTTGTCATCCAACATTTGCTCTTGTTAGACACTCTGCATTCTCTCACCCTCACAAAGCCCAAAAGCTTCACTCCCTCTCTCTAGCCGGAGCCACCCTTCTCAAA GGTTCGCTGGAAGATGAAACCACCATTGCGGAGGCTGTCAGCCTTGTAGATGTGGTCATTTGTGCCGTTTCAGCTAAACAATCTCTGCTTCAAAAGCTCCTTATCCGAGTTATCAGACAACTTGGTTCTATTAAG AGATTCATCCCATCTGAATTTGGATCAGATCCTACCAGGGCTCACGTGTCAGAGCTTGATGATTTGCATAATTTCTATGCACCCAAAATTGAAATCCGTCGACTTCTGGAGGCTGAGGGCATTCCACACACTATCATCTCATGCAATTTCTTCATGAGGATTTTGCTTCCTTCTCTTGCTCAGCCAGGCTTAGATGCTCCTCCAAGGGACAAGGTCACTATATATGGTGATGGGAATACAAAAG GTGTCTTCAtgaaggaaagtgatgttgctGCATTCACTATCAATACAGTTGACGACCCTCGTACCTTAAATAAAGTGCTGTATTTGAGACCCCCAGGAAACGTCTGTTCTTTGAATGAGCTGGTTGAAATGTGGGAGATTAAGATTGCCAAGAAGCTTGAGAGATTGCATGTCTCTGAAGGAGAGTTGCTCCAGAAAATAAAAG GAACTTCTTACCCTGCCAACTTTGAAATGCTCTTCATATATTCTGCTTTCATAAAGGGAGATCACACATACTTTGATATTGAACCACCCTCTGGTGTGAATGGTACACAACTATATCCACATCTGAAATATACCACAATCAGTGAATTCTTAGACACACTAGTTTAG
- the LOC137826569 gene encoding probable pinoresinol-lariciresinol reductase 3 isoform X1: MEKSKILIIGATGSLGYHLAEASLKFCHPTFALVRHSAFSHPHKAQKLHSLSLAGATLLKVSHLISFPFLFQFLVLMIEFGHFYGQGSLEDETTIAEAVSLVDVVICAVSAKQSLLQKLLIRVIRQLGSIKRFIPSEFGSDPTRAHVSELDDLHNFYAPKIEIRRLLEAEGIPHTIISCNFFMRILLPSLAQPGLDAPPRDKVTIYGDGNTKGVFMKESDVAAFTINTVDDPRTLNKVLYLRPPGNVCSLNELVEMWEIKIAKKLERLHVSEGELLQKIKGTSYPANFEMLFIYSAFIKGDHTYFDIEPPSGVNGTQLYPHLKYTTISEFLDTLV, translated from the exons ATGGAAAAGAGCAAGATATTGATAATTGGGGCAACAGGAAGTTTGGGATACCATTTAGCCGAAGCAAGTCTGAAGTTTTGTCATCCAACATTTGCTCTTGTTAGACACTCTGCATTCTCTCACCCTCACAAAGCCCAAAAGCTTCACTCCCTCTCTCTAGCCGGAGCCACCCTTCTCAAAGTCTCTCATcttatttcttttccttttctctttcaATTTCTTGTTCTTATGATCGAATTTGGACATTTTTATGGTCAGGGTTCGCTGGAAGATGAAACCACCATTGCGGAGGCTGTCAGCCTTGTAGATGTGGTCATTTGTGCCGTTTCAGCTAAACAATCTCTGCTTCAAAAGCTCCTTATCCGAGTTATCAGACAACTTGGTTCTATTAAG AGATTCATCCCATCTGAATTTGGATCAGATCCTACCAGGGCTCACGTGTCAGAGCTTGATGATTTGCATAATTTCTATGCACCCAAAATTGAAATCCGTCGACTTCTGGAGGCTGAGGGCATTCCACACACTATCATCTCATGCAATTTCTTCATGAGGATTTTGCTTCCTTCTCTTGCTCAGCCAGGCTTAGATGCTCCTCCAAGGGACAAGGTCACTATATATGGTGATGGGAATACAAAAG GTGTCTTCAtgaaggaaagtgatgttgctGCATTCACTATCAATACAGTTGACGACCCTCGTACCTTAAATAAAGTGCTGTATTTGAGACCCCCAGGAAACGTCTGTTCTTTGAATGAGCTGGTTGAAATGTGGGAGATTAAGATTGCCAAGAAGCTTGAGAGATTGCATGTCTCTGAAGGAGAGTTGCTCCAGAAAATAAAAG GAACTTCTTACCCTGCCAACTTTGAAATGCTCTTCATATATTCTGCTTTCATAAAGGGAGATCACACATACTTTGATATTGAACCACCCTCTGGTGTGAATGGTACACAACTATATCCACATCTGAAATATACCACAATCAGTGAATTCTTAGACACACTAGTTTAG
- the LOC137826583 gene encoding phenylcoumaran benzylic ether reductase Pyrc5-like, which yields MEKVGTSKILIIGATGFVGKFMVEASAKAGHPTFALVRESTLSDPSKSSIIQTFNTLGVNLLLGDVRDHQSLVEAIKKVDVVISIVSHTQLDVQYKIISAIKEAGNVKRFFPSEFGNDVVRTHAVDEGHEIFDSKVQIRRTIEAEGIPYTYVVANFFTGHFLPTWSDLHGITSPLDTVVILGDGNTKVVLNTEEDVATYTIRSVDDPRTLNKILYVRPPGNTLSYNDLVSLWEKHHSEILKRVYVSEDKVLKIIKESSFPRNMGLSICHSAYMKGDHTNYEIKPSFGVDASMLYPDVKYTTLDEFFLHNDACTPFYLNQLILVNDI from the exons ATGGAAAAGGTGGGCACTAGCAAAATTCTGATAATTGGAGCAACAGGGTTTGTGGGAAAGTTCATGGTGGAAGCAAGTGCTAAGGCTGGTCACCCCACCTTTGCCCTGGTTCGAGAATCCACTCTTTCTGATCCATCAAAATCATCCATCATTCAAACATTCAACACCTTGGGTGTCAACCTCCTTTTG GGAGATGTACGTGATCATCAGAGTTTGGTTGAGGCGATAAAGAAGGTGGATGTGGTAATATCTATTGTGAGTCACACGCAGTTAGATGTTCAATATAAGATCATTTCTGCTATTAAGGAAGCCGGAAATGTTAAG AGGTTCTTTCCTTCAGAGTTTGGAAATGATGTGGTTCGAACTCATGCTGTAGACGAAGGACACGAGATATTTGACAGTAAAGTTCAAATTCGTCGAACCATTGAGGCTGAAGGAATTCCTTATACCTATGTGGTGGCCAACTTTTTCACTGGACACTTCCTACCCACTTGGTCAGATCTTCATGGCATAACATCACCACTTGATACTGTTGTTATTCTTGGGGATGGAAACACCAAAG TTGTTCTTAATACGGAAGAGGATGTTGCCACTTACACCATTAGAAGTGTTGATGATCCAAGAACCTTGAACAAAATTCTCTATGTCCGACCACCTGGTAACACCTTGTCATACAATGACCTTGTATCTCTCTGGGAGAAGCATCACAGTGAAATTCTTAAGAGAGTTTATGTATCAGAAGATAAAGTTTTGAAGATTATTAAAG AATCTTCATTCCCCAGAAACATGGGTCTGTCAATTTGCCACTCTGCATATATGAAGGGAGATCACACTAACTATGAAATTAAGCCTTCATTTGGAGTTGACGCTTCAATGCTATATCCTGACGTTAAATACACCACTTTAGACGAGTTCTTCCTTCATAATGATGCTTGCACGCCATTTTACTTGAACCAGCTTATACTGGTTAACGATATATAG